DNA from Aliarcobacter skirrowii CCUG 10374:
CTAACTTTTGATTTAATAAATAGCTCTTTATCCTCTGGTTTAATTAGTTTTGATAGAGGCAAAACAATATGAGCATCTATATCCATATAAACTCCACCAATATTGTTTAAAACAAATAATCTCCAAAAATCAGCTTGAGCTGCACCATCTGTTAATTGTTCAAAAGCATCAATATAATTTTTAGGTGCATTTTGTTTTATATATTCCAATCTATCTTCAGTACTTACATATCTATATTCCCAATCTAAAGACATAAGTCTATTAAATAAATAGTTTATATAAACAGGAAGAGTAACAACATTTGAATAGTTTGTTTGCCAAATTATTTTAGGTACAAGAGAACTTTTTTTTGATGATATTTTTGCTTTACTAACTTTTGGAATTGTAAATCTAAGTTTTGGGAAAATAAAATAGATGATATAAGATATACCTTTTAAAAGTGCACCGAAAATTTTACATAAACGATTTATTAATATTGCAAAAAACATAACTTTGTTTCCTTATTTGAAATGAGTTTGAATGATATCAAAATTTATATTAAAATTATCATCCAACAAACCAAATGCAAACCAATTGTAAACATAACAGCAGTTGAGCCTAAATCTTTGGCATTTTTAGCAAGTGGATGAATCTCTTTTGTACACAAATCAACCACATTTTCAATTGCAGAGTTTAAAAGTTCTACTATTAAAACCAAAATCCCAGTAACTAAAAGTATAAGCTTATTTGTTAAAGTTGTATCAACATACAAAATCAAAGCTACAATAAATATTGCACAAAACAGCTCAAGCCTAAAAGAGCTCTCTGTTTTTATAGCAGTTATTAACCCATCACAAGCATATTTCCAATTTTTAAAAAAACTATATTTAGGTTTATTTTGCATATATTTTACTTTTTATAAATTTCATCATTATAAGCTTTGAAACGCTTATGCTGCCAAAGCCAAAAGTCTGGTTTTTTCAAAATTTGATTAGATACAATATCGTTTTGAATTTGCGTTAGCTCTTTTATTTTATCTTCGCTTTTAAACTCATAAGTTTTTACATCAATTGGCTCTTGAACCTCTATTGTCCAATCTCTAAAACCATTATTTACTGTAAAAATTGGAATAATAATTGCATCAAATTTTAGTGCAACTCTTGCTGTTGAGTCTGTTGCTTTTACTTTTTGTCCTAAAAACTCTATATCTATTCCACTACCTATGTGTTGATCAATAACTACGGCTATACTTTTATTCTCTTTAAAAGCAGTTAGCATACCTTTTGCAGCACTCTTTTTCTCAAGCATTGTAATACGGTTTTTACTTCTTCCTATCTCATATTTTTTTTGAATATATGGATTATCCATTCTTCTATTTACAACAGCAATTTCACCAAACATCATAGCAATATAAGGCAGTGTTATCTCCCAACCACCATAATGAGCCGTTATATATATAATTTTTCTATTATCTTTAAAAGCTTTTTCTATTATCTCTTTATTTAAAATATTTGCTTTTGAAAAAAGTATCTCTTTGTTTACTCTTTGATTCTCTATATGCTCATACATATTAAAACATAAAGATTTATATGAGTTATAAATTATCTCCTCTTTTCTACTCTTAGTTAAACTATCTTTAAAAACTAAATCAATATTTGCTCGTGCAATTTTTAGATGCTTTTTATCTACTTTGTAGGCTAAAAAAGCCAAAAATTTTAAAAATTTCTCCATTAAGAACTTTGGAGTTATAAAAAATAAAAATAGAAAAATATAGTATAAAATAAGTATAAAATAGTCTTTAATCTTTTCTATCATTTAAAAGCTCCTTTGCAATCTTTATAATCTCTTCTTCATCTATATCTTGAATTGAAAAATCATTTTTATCTATTTTATAAGGGTTTACAATAGATTTTGATTTTACAGTTTTGCTTATATTTGTTTCATATGTGTTTCTATAAGCTGGAGTATTCCCAAAAATAGTTATTGTTGGAATATTTAAAGCCCAAGATATATGAGTTGGTCCTGTATCATTTCCAATAGTCAAATCAACTTTTGAAATCAAAGCTTTTAAACTATTTAAATCTAGTTTTGGCAAAACTCTTGCATTTGAATTTTGCTCTATAAACTTAGCCATCTCTTTTTCTTGCTCACTTCCCCAAGCAATTAAAAAATTCTCATTTAAACTTGAAGCAATTTTTGCAAACTTCTCTTTAGGATAAATTTTGCTTGGCCAACTAGCACCAACAACAAACAAAATATTTTTTCTATCTTTTTCTAAATAGTCGTAGATTATACCACTCTCATCTTTAAAAAATAAAAAAGGCTCTTTATTTACAATCTCATCTTTTGTAATTTCAAAATTCAAAGCCTTACTTATCAAATAGCAGTTTCTATCAATTACATTTTTATCATATGAAATTGATATCTTTTTATTATAAAAACAACTTGCTATTTTTTCTCTAGTTGAATTTTTACAAAAACCAGCTCTTTTTTTCCCAAGCAGTCTAGCTACTATTGCAGATTTTAAAAGTCCTTGAGTATCTATTACTAAATCATAACTGTTTTTTTTTAAACTTCTTACAAGTTTAATCTGATTAAAAATCTCAAATCTGTTTTTTTTTATACTTTTTAAATTTAATCTTATAATATTGTCAACATGAGGATTGTTTTCTAAAACGCCAGCAAATCCCTCTTCAACAAACCAATCTATTTGGATATTTGGATATTTTGCTTTTATAAATTGCAAAGCTGTCATTGAGTGAATAATATCACCCATTGCAGATAATCTAACAATTGCAATTTTTTTTATCATAAAATTCCAAGCTCCAAACCATCTGGAAGTTCAAGTTTATCTATTTGAGAGCTTAATAAAAATGAGTTATTTTCAAGCTCAATTGTTAGAATATTCTCTTTTAAAGCATATTGTGTCTTTGGATTTGAGTAGTCAATATTTATTGCTAGGTTTAAAGCTTGCATAAAAGAGAGCCATCTTAAAGTTTCCAAAGGTGGCAACAGCTCTTTATATTTTTCAATATCACTCTCTTTTGGTAGAGATTTTTTTGAAAACTTCAAAATATAAGCAACAGTTACTCTTGAAGTGTGTAAAAAATCATAAGTTAAACCATTTAAAATAAAATCAAAAGCATTATCATTTGATTTATAAAAGTTTAATCTAACCCCAATTGAATGCAGTTTCGAAGCAACAACTAAAAGTGTTGAGAACTTATCATCAAGCTTATGAAGTGGTTTTAAAACCTCAAAAATCTCTTTAGCACTTCTTCCTAAATATGCACTCTGTTTTTCACATATTTGAAATCTATCAAGTAGACTTCTAACACTTACATTAAAATTAGAAGGAAATTTATGATTTTGATTTCTTAATAAATCTGTTAAATAAACTCCCTCTCGCACACCCACTCCAGAAGTTACAACAGTTTTAATATTTAACTCATCAATAATAGTTTTAAAGATAAATGTACCCTCTTTTATAGTATCAAATCTATCTTTTTTTACACCCAAAGCCTCTAACTCTTCGTTTGATTCTGTTTTTAAAATATCTAAAAAAAGTTTTTGCTCATTTTTTACATCATAAGTAAAGCCATGAATTGAGTCAAGTGGGTAAGCATTTTTTTGCATAATTAATTTTGATAAAAACCTAATACTTCCACCAATTCCAACAACTTTTGAAGGAGTATTAACACCACAATTTAAAACTTTTTTTAGATTTTCAAGAATATAAGTTTTTGCACCATCAAGATTGTTTTTATTAAAATATAACTCTCTAATTCTAACTGTTCCAATATCAAGTGATAAAGATTTTACTATTTTTCCATCTTCAACAAAACAAAACTCTGTACTTCCACCACCAATATCTACTGTTACAAAGTTATCATCATGAAGCAAATTTGAAGTAGCTACTCCCCCATAATATGACTCTTTTTCACCATTTATAATCTTAATATTAAGACCTAAATCTTGTTTTACTCTACTTAAAAAAACATTAGAGTTTGGAGCATCTCTTAAAGCAGATGTTGCAACACAAAGAATTTTTCTTGATTTAAGGGCATTTGAGATATTTAAAAAAGATTTTAAAGATTCATAAGCTCTTTGCATGGGTATCTCTTGAAGCATACCACCATTTTCATAGCATCCTTCTGAGATTTTCACCCTACTTTTTGTCTCATTTATAAGACTAAATGCAAATCTACTAGATTTTTCTAAAACAACCATTCGCATTGAGTTTGAACCAATGTCGATGATTGTTGTAATTTTCGACATATTAGTTTTCTTCTTCCATTAGTTGTTCGTATTTAAACTTCAACTCTTCCATTGTCTCTTCATTATCTGGATCTAAAATTATACAATCAACTGGACAAACCTCAACACATTGTGGTTCTTCATAATGACCAACACACTCAGTACATCTATCAGGATCAATAATATAAATTGGATCCCCTTCTTCAATAGCGTAGTTTGGGCACTCTTCTCTACATGCATCACATGCAATACATTCGTCCGTAATTATTAAAGCCATCTATTTTTTCCTATTTTTTATTTTGGTTTTGGAGTTATACCTAAAAATGTTTAATAATTTCTTTAAAATCATTAAAACAATCTTTTGATTTTGTTATAAAAATAAGATTATTTTTAACTATTTTATATAAATCTTTACAAATATACATTGCTGCATCAATATCAAAAGCTCTTAATTCTCCCATAAAAAGAACAAAATCATAATCTCTTGCATTCGCCAAAGAGATAGCTGTTGCTCCTAAAACTCTAAACTTTATATTTTTATCATTTAAAATTTTACAAATATCTGGATACTTATAACCTCTTTCAAAAACTGCAACTTTTGAGCTATTATTTATTCTGTTTTTTAACTCTTTATTGCTGTTTAGTGATAAATATATTACCTCATCATCTAAAAATCTATATACTAAGGTTTCTAAAGCTAAATTTGCAACAAATCCACCAATAATCTCTTCATCTTTTTTTATTGCGACAGATGTTCCATAATATGGAAGATTTGAGAAAAAATTATTGCTTCCATCAAGTGGATCAATAATAAAAGTTATATCTTTTTTAAAATCTTTTAAACCACACTCTTCACTAAAAATATTTCCAAACTCTTTTAAATGTTTTATAAAAATATTTTCAAAAATAATATCGATTTTAAGTGAATTATCTCCACCAAAACCAATCTGATTTGTATATATAAAATCATCTTTTTTTAAACTATTTTTTAAATAGTTTAAAACTTCAATATTTGCTTTTATAACTGCATTTTTTATATTTTCCAAAACTATAAAACCTCACTACTGTTTTTTTGAATTTTTTCAAGCTCCATAAAATAAGCATGGCATAGATAAAGAACATAAAATATAGCTACAAAAAGAGTTATAAATGGAATAGTTGAAATTAGATATAAAAAAAATGTTCTTACTCTAAAATAGTTTGAGCTTTTTTCATAGATTTTTTTATACTCATCTTTACTTAAAATTGTAGATGATACATCATAGTTTAAAAGTTTGTGGAAAAAATAATATAAAGGCAAATATATAGCCAAAATATTTATTAATGGTATAAAATATAGAGGTATTAAAGCTATATATAAAAATATCATTATAAAAATAGTTTTTAAAAGTAGATAAATAGAGCCTAAAACTGTTCCATAAGGTTTTAAAATCAAATCTTTATAGTGGGTTTTTTTTAGATATTTAACAACAAAAGGTGTCAAAAATCCAATAATTAACAAAGTTAAAATAATACTAAAATGAAAAATAAAAATAATTCCAACTGTATAGATTAAAAAAGCAGCCAACCAAGATGTAATTGAGTATTTAAATAAAAAAACAATTAAATATGTAAACCATACAAAATAAAATGGTGCACTCTCATCAATAACTATCTCTTCACCATTTTGTGAAGTTTGAGCAATAATTTGCAAACTATCTATTCCAAAACTAGCCATTTGAAAAAATATTATATATAAAATTGTCATTGTAATAAGAAGTGGAATTAATGCTAGTTTTAGCATTGAGGAGCTAAAAAAATCACCTATACTTCTTTTTAAAATCTCTATTTCATTCATGCTCTTCCTCTTTATTTTTTATATCAAATCGTACTCTATATTCACACTTTTGACAAAGCTCTTCAACTAAAATATTATTTTTAAAACCATTTATCATAGCTTTTGCTCTACTACTTTGTAAAATATCTTTGATTGAGTTTTCATTTGTATCTCCAAGATTTATAGAAGCATCTAAATCCAAACAACAAGGAACAACAGTTCCATTTGCCAATATTCCAAAATGAGAGCTTAAACCATAACAAAAACCTTTTTGGCTAACTATGTTGTTTTTTAAAGTTGGCCAAGAGAAATATTCATCAAAATTAATAAATATTTTTCTAGCAACTCTAATATTTTTTGGTTTTGTACTATAAATCTCATCTATATTCAAATTTGAATTGAAAAAATGATTTAATCTATTAAAAACTTCATTATTAAAATCCAAAGCACTCTTTTTATCATCTAAATTCCAGATTCTAAAGTTTATAAAATAATCATGACTATTTTGCATTGCGAACTTTACAAAATCTAAAATAGGCTCAAAATACTCTTCAAAACTCTTTTTATGTGAGTTTGCATTGTATGAATTTATTGAGAAATTTATCTGTTTTATAGCACTATTTAATAAAGCTTTGTAGTGCTTTTGTGAAATATTATTTGCAGTTGTTGTAATATTTACTTTAAGATTATGTTTTTTACTAATCTTTAAATACTCTTCTAAATTTGTTAAAACTAAAGGATCACCAACTATATGATATGCAAGTTCATTTGTAAACTCTTTTAGCTCACTATTTAATCTATCAAAAAAATCTAAACTCATAATTTTGTTTGGTAAATTTTTTGGAGGACAAAATGAACACTTTAAATTGCATATATTTGTAAGCTCAATAT
Protein-coding regions in this window:
- a CDS encoding glycosyltransferase family 32 protein; translated protein: MFFAILINRLCKIFGALLKGISYIIYFIFPKLRFTIPKVSKAKISSKKSSLVPKIIWQTNYSNVVTLPVYINYLFNRLMSLDWEYRYVSTEDRLEYIKQNAPKNYIDAFEQLTDGAAQADFWRLFVLNNIGGVYMDIDAHIVLPLSKLIKPEDKELFIKSKVRYNNYFLATAPNNKHFKNTLDLIVDNIENRRVEGGVYSLTGPMALNQAIGDQAINYKLYKYVCIQGSFTNEYFQYMDKPRGKWTHAKKENLLKKVD
- a CDS encoding diacylglycerol kinase; this encodes MQNKPKYSFFKNWKYACDGLITAIKTESSFRLELFCAIFIVALILYVDTTLTNKLILLVTGILVLIVELLNSAIENVVDLCTKEIHPLAKNAKDLGSTAVMFTIGLHLVCWMIILI
- a CDS encoding lipid A biosynthesis acyltransferase, with amino-acid sequence MIEKIKDYFILILYYIFLFLFFITPKFLMEKFLKFLAFLAYKVDKKHLKIARANIDLVFKDSLTKSRKEEIIYNSYKSLCFNMYEHIENQRVNKEILFSKANILNKEIIEKAFKDNRKIIYITAHYGGWEITLPYIAMMFGEIAVVNRRMDNPYIQKKYEIGRSKNRITMLEKKSAAKGMLTAFKENKSIAVVIDQHIGSGIDIEFLGQKVKATDSTARVALKFDAIIIPIFTVNNGFRDWTIEVQEPIDVKTYEFKSEDKIKELTQIQNDIVSNQILKKPDFWLWQHKRFKAYNDEIYKK
- the waaC gene encoding lipopolysaccharide heptosyltransferase I, with the translated sequence MIKKIAIVRLSAMGDIIHSMTALQFIKAKYPNIQIDWFVEEGFAGVLENNPHVDNIIRLNLKSIKKNRFEIFNQIKLVRSLKKNSYDLVIDTQGLLKSAIVARLLGKKRAGFCKNSTREKIASCFYNKKISISYDKNVIDRNCYLISKALNFEITKDEIVNKEPFLFFKDESGIIYDYLEKDRKNILFVVGASWPSKIYPKEKFAKIASSLNENFLIAWGSEQEKEMAKFIEQNSNARVLPKLDLNSLKALISKVDLTIGNDTGPTHISWALNIPTITIFGNTPAYRNTYETNISKTVKSKSIVNPYKIDKNDFSIQDIDEEEIIKIAKELLNDRKD
- a CDS encoding Ppx/GppA phosphatase family protein, with the protein product MSKITTIIDIGSNSMRMVVLEKSSRFAFSLINETKSRVKISEGCYENGGMLQEIPMQRAYESLKSFLNISNALKSRKILCVATSALRDAPNSNVFLSRVKQDLGLNIKIINGEKESYYGGVATSNLLHDDNFVTVDIGGGSTEFCFVEDGKIVKSLSLDIGTVRIRELYFNKNNLDGAKTYILENLKKVLNCGVNTPSKVVGIGGSIRFLSKLIMQKNAYPLDSIHGFTYDVKNEQKLFLDILKTESNEELEALGVKKDRFDTIKEGTFIFKTIIDELNIKTVVTSGVGVREGVYLTDLLRNQNHKFPSNFNVSVRSLLDRFQICEKQSAYLGRSAKEIFEVLKPLHKLDDKFSTLLVVASKLHSIGVRLNFYKSNDNAFDFILNGLTYDFLHTSRVTVAYILKFSKKSLPKESDIEKYKELLPPLETLRWLSFMQALNLAINIDYSNPKTQYALKENILTIELENNSFLLSSQIDKLELPDGLELGIL
- a CDS encoding YfhL family 4Fe-4S dicluster ferredoxin, encoding MALIITDECIACDACREECPNYAIEEGDPIYIIDPDRCTECVGHYEEPQCVEVCPVDCIILDPDNEETMEELKFKYEQLMEEEN
- a CDS encoding inositol monophosphatase family protein, whose amino-acid sequence is MENIKNAVIKANIEVLNYLKNSLKKDDFIYTNQIGFGGDNSLKIDIIFENIFIKHLKEFGNIFSEECGLKDFKKDITFIIDPLDGSNNFFSNLPYYGTSVAIKKDEEIIGGFVANLALETLVYRFLDDEVIYLSLNSNKELKNRINNSSKVAVFERGYKYPDICKILNDKNIKFRVLGATAISLANARDYDFVLFMGELRAFDIDAAMYICKDLYKIVKNNLIFITKSKDCFNDFKEIIKHF
- a CDS encoding EI24 domain-containing protein, encoding MNEIEILKRSIGDFFSSSMLKLALIPLLITMTILYIIFFQMASFGIDSLQIIAQTSQNGEEIVIDESAPFYFVWFTYLIVFLFKYSITSWLAAFLIYTVGIIFIFHFSIILTLLIIGFLTPFVVKYLKKTHYKDLILKPYGTVLGSIYLLLKTIFIMIFLYIALIPLYFIPLINILAIYLPLYYFFHKLLNYDVSSTILSKDEYKKIYEKSSNYFRVRTFFLYLISTIPFITLFVAIFYVLYLCHAYFMELEKIQKNSSEVL
- a CDS encoding radical SAM/SPASM domain-containing protein, which gives rise to MVIAKFKKVHIELTNICNLKCSFCPPKNLPNKIMSLDFFDRLNSELKEFTNELAYHIVGDPLVLTNLEEYLKISKKHNLKVNITTTANNISQKHYKALLNSAIKQINFSINSYNANSHKKSFEEYFEPILDFVKFAMQNSHDYFINFRIWNLDDKKSALDFNNEVFNRLNHFFNSNLNIDEIYSTKPKNIRVARKIFINFDEYFSWPTLKNNIVSQKGFCYGLSSHFGILANGTVVPCCLDLDASINLGDTNENSIKDILQSSRAKAMINGFKNNILVEELCQKCEYRVRFDIKNKEEEHE